A single window of Brevundimonas naejangsanensis DNA harbors:
- the pdhA gene encoding pyruvate dehydrogenase (acetyl-transferring) E1 component subunit alpha: MAKAAAQKNSPSAGDKIPNTPQASKEDLLRFYREMVLIRRFEERAGQLYGMGLIGGFCHLYIGQEAVAVGVQESVKQGYDKIITGYRDHGHMLAAGMDPNEVMAELTGRIGGSARGKGGSMHMFDVPTGFYGGHGIVGAQVALGTGLAFAGKYRGDDSVSFVYFGDGAANQGQVYESFNMAQLWKLPAIYIIENNQYAMGTSIERSSSTTELYQRGASFGIPGEQVDGMDVLAVRDAAARAVARARAGEGPYILEVKTYRYRGHSMSDPAKYRTKEEVDEVKKTRDPIDHIKMLLAAAKATEEELKAIDNEVKAIVAEAVQFAQESPEPDPSELYTDVYVEA; the protein is encoded by the coding sequence ATGGCGAAAGCCGCCGCTCAGAAAAACTCGCCCAGCGCGGGCGACAAGATTCCGAATACGCCTCAGGCTTCCAAGGAAGACCTGCTGCGTTTCTATCGCGAGATGGTCCTGATCCGACGCTTCGAAGAGCGCGCGGGCCAGCTGTACGGCATGGGCCTGATCGGGGGCTTCTGCCACCTGTACATCGGCCAGGAAGCCGTGGCCGTCGGCGTTCAAGAGAGCGTCAAGCAGGGCTACGACAAGATCATCACCGGCTATCGCGACCACGGCCATATGCTGGCCGCGGGCATGGATCCCAATGAGGTCATGGCCGAGCTGACCGGCCGTATCGGCGGCTCGGCGCGCGGCAAGGGCGGGTCGATGCACATGTTCGACGTGCCGACCGGATTCTACGGCGGCCACGGCATCGTCGGTGCTCAGGTGGCGCTGGGCACCGGCCTGGCTTTCGCGGGCAAGTATCGCGGCGACGACTCGGTCAGCTTCGTCTATTTCGGCGACGGCGCGGCCAACCAGGGCCAGGTGTACGAGAGCTTCAACATGGCCCAGCTGTGGAAGCTGCCGGCCATCTACATCATCGAGAACAACCAGTACGCCATGGGCACGAGCATCGAGCGCTCGTCCTCGACGACCGAGCTGTACCAGCGCGGCGCCAGCTTCGGCATCCCGGGCGAACAGGTCGACGGCATGGACGTGCTGGCCGTGCGCGACGCCGCCGCCCGCGCCGTCGCCCGCGCCCGCGCCGGCGAAGGCCCCTATATCCTTGAAGTGAAGACCTACCGCTATCGCGGCCACTCGATGTCCGACCCCGCGAAATACCGGACCAAGGAAGAGGTGGACGAGGTCAAGAAGACCCGCGACCCGATCGACCACATCAAGATGCTGCTCGCCGCCGCCAAGGCGACCGAGGAAGAGCTGAAAGCGATCGACAACGAAGTGAAGGCCATCGTGGCTGAAGCTGTGCAGTTCGCTCAAGAAAGCCCTGAGCCGGATCCGTCCGAGCTCTACACCGACGTCTACGTGGAGGCCTGA
- a CDS encoding site-specific integrase encodes MIPASLRGPVCTDALGLPRYAATIWLDFLNAHQAIATREKHAFAISQLYHDAERLNPPVDLDRALVAADLNAIQRVLSSALLGHQSQTAPEKRWALQRRFVFGVLSMINGADPRDLSKDLQRLQRSYSQLRAQPKAATASIQVKSLPAIVLEDVFDIVNPDSERNPFRTETNRWRNYAMALMLFQLGLRRSELLLLTPDSLQNEFDFRTGEQVFWVSIRPPEHEDRRSSSPQLKNHWASRDLPLSRALTAAIDNYIVHYRGDPAHGYLFSSQEGAPISKQSLNEIFLKIKRSLSAQARNALAARANDQLSPHSLRHTAAVVRYQRFSEGGMEFEEIGRRIRPFMGWAPGSEMPFHYARAFFEPRYAKMWNESFDDTLAALRSGVWS; translated from the coding sequence TTGATCCCAGCATCCTTGCGCGGTCCAGTATGCACCGATGCGCTCGGGCTACCTCGGTATGCCGCAACGATATGGCTTGATTTTCTCAACGCACACCAGGCCATCGCGACGCGCGAAAAACATGCCTTTGCTATATCCCAACTCTATCATGATGCTGAACGCCTGAATCCGCCAGTCGACCTCGATCGAGCGCTTGTTGCTGCGGATCTCAACGCTATCCAACGCGTACTGTCCTCAGCCTTGTTAGGTCATCAGTCTCAAACGGCGCCGGAGAAGCGTTGGGCGCTCCAAAGGCGCTTCGTGTTCGGTGTCCTAAGTATGATTAACGGGGCCGATCCTCGAGATCTATCGAAGGACCTGCAGCGTCTTCAGCGCTCCTATTCGCAGCTACGCGCCCAGCCAAAAGCAGCTACTGCGTCGATCCAAGTAAAGTCCTTGCCTGCCATTGTCCTAGAAGATGTGTTTGACATCGTGAACCCCGACAGCGAGAGAAATCCGTTTCGCACTGAGACAAATCGGTGGCGGAATTATGCCATGGCTCTAATGCTATTCCAGCTTGGCTTGCGTCGCAGTGAATTGCTTCTTCTTACACCCGATAGCCTTCAGAATGAGTTCGATTTTCGCACGGGAGAACAGGTATTTTGGGTCAGTATTCGCCCGCCAGAGCACGAAGATCGACGATCCAGTTCACCGCAACTGAAGAACCATTGGGCAAGCCGCGACCTGCCGCTGTCGAGAGCACTTACAGCAGCGATTGACAACTATATCGTTCATTATCGCGGTGACCCGGCGCATGGGTACCTATTCTCTTCGCAGGAAGGGGCTCCGATATCCAAGCAGTCTCTCAATGAGATATTCCTGAAGATAAAACGGAGTCTTTCTGCTCAGGCGCGCAATGCCTTGGCCGCGCGAGCTAATGACCAACTCTCGCCCCACTCGCTTCGACACACAGCAGCTGTAGTCAGGTATCAACGATTTTCGGAGGGCGGGATGGAGTTTGAGGAAATAGGGCGCAGGATTCGTCCCTTTATGGGGTGGGCTCCAGGTTCAGAAATGCCATTTCACTATGCTCGCGCATTCTTCGAGCCGCGCTACGCGAAGATGTGGAACGAAAGTTTCGATGACACTCTGGCAGCGTTGCGAAGCGGAGTGTGGAGCTAG
- a CDS encoding pyruvate dehydrogenase complex E1 component subunit beta, with translation MTDILMPALSPTMEEGTLTKWHIKAGDVVSAGQVIAEIETDKATMEVEAVDEGEVLEILVPEGSEGVKVNTPIARLAGEDGAAAPAPKAEAAAAAAPQVKAEGAPADAPAKPKVELRDPEIPADAKLVKTTIRDALRDAMAEEMRRDENVFLMGEEVAQYQGAYKVSRDLLQEFGDRRVVDTPITEHGFAGLGVGAAFAGLKPIVEFMTWNFAMQAIDHIINSAAKTLYMSGGQMGCPIVFRGPNGAASRVAAQHSQDYSAWYAQIPGLKVVAPYDAADAKGLLKAAIRDPNPIVFLEHEMMYGHEFDVPDVEDYIVPIGKAKVRREGTDVTITAHSRMVGFALQAAEQLAGEGISVEVVDIRTLRPLDHETIVESVKKTNRLVSAEEGWGPMGVGAEVVARVIEHAFDYLDAPPLRVHQEDVPLPYAANLEALSLPGVDKIVAAVKKVMA, from the coding sequence GTGACGGACATTCTGATGCCGGCGCTGTCCCCCACGATGGAAGAGGGCACGCTGACCAAGTGGCACATCAAGGCTGGCGACGTCGTGTCGGCCGGTCAGGTGATCGCCGAGATCGAAACCGACAAGGCGACGATGGAAGTCGAAGCCGTCGATGAGGGCGAAGTGCTGGAAATCCTGGTGCCGGAAGGCTCCGAGGGCGTGAAGGTCAATACGCCGATTGCGCGCCTGGCGGGCGAAGACGGCGCTGCTGCGCCCGCGCCCAAGGCCGAGGCTGCTGCGGCCGCCGCCCCCCAGGTCAAGGCTGAAGGCGCGCCTGCCGACGCCCCGGCGAAGCCCAAGGTCGAACTGCGTGACCCGGAAATTCCGGCGGACGCCAAGCTGGTGAAGACGACCATCCGCGACGCCCTGCGCGACGCCATGGCCGAAGAGATGCGCCGCGACGAGAACGTCTTCCTGATGGGCGAGGAAGTCGCCCAGTATCAGGGGGCTTATAAGGTCAGCCGCGACCTGCTGCAGGAATTCGGCGACCGCCGCGTGGTGGATACCCCGATCACCGAGCACGGCTTCGCCGGCCTGGGCGTCGGCGCCGCCTTCGCGGGCCTGAAGCCGATCGTGGAGTTCATGACCTGGAACTTCGCCATGCAGGCGATCGACCACATCATCAACTCGGCGGCCAAGACGCTGTACATGTCGGGCGGCCAGATGGGCTGCCCCATCGTGTTCCGCGGCCCGAACGGCGCCGCTTCGCGCGTGGCGGCTCAGCACAGCCAGGACTATTCCGCCTGGTACGCTCAAATTCCGGGCCTGAAGGTCGTGGCGCCCTATGACGCAGCCGACGCCAAGGGCCTGCTGAAGGCGGCGATCCGCGACCCGAACCCGATCGTCTTCCTCGAACACGAGATGATGTACGGCCACGAGTTCGACGTCCCGGACGTCGAGGACTACATCGTGCCGATCGGCAAGGCCAAGGTTCGCCGCGAAGGTACGGACGTCACCATCACGGCCCACAGCCGCATGGTCGGATTCGCCCTGCAGGCCGCCGAACAACTGGCCGGCGAGGGCATTTCGGTCGAGGTCGTCGACATTCGCACCCTGCGTCCGCTGGACCACGAGACCATCGTCGAGAGCGTCAAGAAGACCAACCGCCTGGTCTCGGCCGAAGAGGGCTGGGGTCCGATGGGCGTCGGCGCCGAAGTGGTCGCCCGCGTGATCGAGCACGCCTTCGACTACCTGGACGCCCCGCCGCTACGCGTGCACCAGGAAGACGTGCCGCTGCCCTACGCCGCCAATCTGGAAGCCCTGTCTCTGCCGGGCGTCGACAAGATCGTCGCCGCCGTGAAGAAGGTGATGGCGTGA
- a CDS encoding DUF5076 domain-containing protein: MTEAAEFELAVPDSVAADADAVELLRMWWSNNEPVMSVKPAFADPIKFGELLAYAARHMAHGYAVRHGHNEKAAYDRILQGLSDVIKADNVRTVAEPVSPQAGNA; this comes from the coding sequence GTGACGGAGGCCGCAGAGTTCGAACTGGCCGTGCCGGACAGCGTCGCTGCTGACGCCGATGCGGTCGAGCTGCTGCGCATGTGGTGGTCGAACAACGAGCCGGTGATGTCGGTGAAGCCCGCCTTCGCCGACCCCATCAAGTTCGGGGAACTGCTGGCTTACGCCGCGCGGCACATGGCGCATGGCTACGCCGTGCGTCACGGCCACAATGAGAAGGCCGCCTATGACCGCATCCTTCAAGGGCTCAGCGACGTGATCAAGGCCGATAACGTCCGCACCGTCGCCGAGCCGGTTTCACCGCAAGCGGGGAACGCCTGA
- a CDS encoding pyruvate dehydrogenase complex dihydrolipoamide acetyltransferase, protein MTDILMPALSPTMEEGVLAKWHVKVGDTVSAGDVIAEIETDKATMEVEAVDEGEVLEILVPEGAEGVKVNTPIARLSGDDVAPAPKKADAPAEAPKAEAPKAEAPKAETAPAPAAPKSDDGGRIFASPLARRLAAQAGLDLKTVKGTGPHGRIVKRDVEAAGKGGAQPAAAAAPATSAEPRKALSLAQMGIADGTYDLIPLDGMKKAVARRMVDSVQNVPHFPLFIDVEIDQLMAVRAKVNKMLEPQGIKVSVNDFVIKAAALALKMVPEANASYTPEGIAMHHNADVSMAVAIDGGLITPIIKKAETKGLAQIATESKDLAKRARERKLKPEEFQGGTFSVSNLGMFGIKQFTSIINEPQGCIMSVGAGEQRPVVKDGQLAVATVMTVTLTCDHRVVDGATGARFLQVFKPLIEDPVAMLA, encoded by the coding sequence ATGACCGATATCCTGATGCCCGCCCTGTCCCCGACGATGGAAGAGGGCGTGCTGGCCAAGTGGCACGTCAAGGTCGGCGACACCGTCTCGGCCGGCGACGTGATCGCCGAGATCGAGACCGACAAGGCGACGATGGAAGTCGAAGCCGTCGATGAAGGCGAAGTGCTCGAAATCCTGGTGCCGGAAGGCGCCGAGGGCGTGAAGGTCAACACGCCGATCGCCCGCCTGTCCGGCGACGACGTGGCGCCTGCGCCCAAGAAGGCTGATGCTCCGGCAGAGGCCCCCAAGGCTGAAGCGCCGAAGGCGGAGGCTCCCAAGGCTGAGACCGCGCCCGCTCCGGCCGCGCCGAAGTCTGACGACGGCGGACGCATCTTCGCCTCGCCGCTGGCGCGCCGTCTGGCCGCCCAGGCCGGTCTGGACCTGAAGACCGTCAAGGGCACCGGCCCGCACGGCCGCATCGTCAAGCGCGACGTGGAGGCCGCAGGCAAGGGCGGCGCTCAACCGGCCGCCGCTGCTGCGCCCGCGACCTCCGCTGAACCGCGCAAGGCTCTGTCGTTGGCTCAGATGGGCATCGCGGACGGAACCTACGACCTGATCCCGCTGGACGGCATGAAGAAGGCCGTCGCCCGCCGCATGGTGGACAGCGTTCAGAACGTGCCGCACTTCCCGCTGTTCATCGACGTCGAGATCGACCAGCTGATGGCCGTTCGCGCCAAGGTCAACAAGATGCTGGAGCCGCAGGGGATCAAGGTCTCCGTCAACGACTTCGTCATCAAGGCGGCCGCTCTGGCGCTGAAGATGGTGCCGGAGGCCAACGCCTCCTACACCCCCGAAGGCATCGCCATGCACCACAACGCCGACGTCTCCATGGCGGTGGCGATCGACGGCGGCCTGATCACCCCGATCATCAAGAAGGCCGAGACCAAGGGCCTTGCGCAGATCGCGACCGAGTCCAAGGACCTGGCCAAGCGCGCGCGTGAGCGCAAGCTGAAGCCGGAAGAGTTCCAGGGCGGCACTTTCTCGGTGTCCAACCTGGGCATGTTCGGCATCAAGCAGTTCACCTCGATCATCAATGAGCCGCAGGGCTGCATTATGAGCGTGGGCGCCGGCGAACAACGCCCGGTCGTCAAGGACGGTCAACTGGCCGTGGCCACGGTCATGACCGTCACCCTGACCTGCGATCACCGCGTGGTCGACGGCGCGACGGGCGCTCGCTTCCTGCAGGTGTTCAAGCCGCTGATCGAAGATCCCGTGGCGATGCTGGCGTAA
- the gcvA gene encoding transcriptional regulator GcvA: protein MTRRKTPSAQESRIPPLNALKAFEAAARRLNITRAAEELSVTPGAVSQQIRILEEHAGAPLFHREGRQIALTELGAELYPLLRDGFDYLKRAGDLLYRPERRHALSISVPPSFAAKWLAPRIARFSAAHPEIEVWMSADMRLADFSGGRVDVAVRYGRGDYSGVRSEYLLNADVTPVCAPSLMAGSRPLRKAADLAQHVLIHLRPSELEEPRPDWGAWLKARGLSDIDVQAGPRFDQTALAIEAAAHGQGVALAPYAFVADDLAAGRLVAPFADGALTTDFAYHVLIKRSGATAAARTFVTWLKDEVRAAAEAGVDDL from the coding sequence ATGACGCGCCGCAAGACCCCATCCGCGCAGGAGAGCCGCATCCCGCCGCTGAATGCGCTCAAGGCGTTCGAGGCGGCGGCCAGACGCCTGAACATCACGCGCGCGGCTGAGGAGCTGTCCGTCACGCCCGGCGCCGTCAGCCAGCAGATCCGCATCCTCGAGGAACACGCCGGAGCGCCTCTGTTTCACCGCGAGGGCCGTCAGATCGCCCTGACTGAGCTGGGCGCCGAGCTCTATCCCCTGCTGCGTGACGGCTTCGACTATCTGAAACGGGCAGGGGACCTGCTCTATCGTCCAGAGCGTCGCCACGCCTTGTCGATTAGCGTGCCGCCGTCGTTCGCCGCCAAATGGCTGGCGCCGCGCATTGCGCGCTTCTCGGCAGCCCATCCCGAGATCGAGGTCTGGATGTCGGCCGACATGCGGCTGGCTGACTTCAGCGGCGGCCGGGTCGATGTCGCGGTGCGCTATGGTCGGGGCGACTATTCAGGCGTGCGATCCGAATATCTGCTGAACGCCGACGTAACGCCGGTTTGCGCGCCCAGCCTGATGGCGGGCTCAAGGCCGCTGCGAAAAGCGGCTGATCTGGCGCAACATGTGCTGATCCACCTGAGGCCCAGCGAACTGGAGGAGCCGCGACCGGACTGGGGCGCCTGGTTGAAGGCGCGCGGCTTGAGCGACATCGATGTCCAGGCCGGTCCGCGTTTCGATCAGACAGCCCTGGCGATCGAAGCGGCGGCTCACGGCCAGGGCGTAGCCTTGGCGCCTTATGCGTTTGTCGCCGACGACCTTGCAGCCGGCCGACTGGTTGCGCCGTTCGCCGACGGAGCCTTGACGACCGATTTCGCGTACCACGTCCTAATCAAACGCAGCGGGGCTACGGCGGCCGCACGGACGTTCGTGACCTGGCTGAAAGATGAAGTGCGCGCAGCGGCTGAGGCCGGAGTGGACGATCTGTAG
- a CDS encoding cysteine synthase A, which yields MIVAPDVLGLIGNTPLVRLKRASEATGCEILGKAEFLNVGGSIKDRAALSIIRAARASGALRPGGTIVEGTAGNTGVGLGLVGAALGHPVVIVMPRTQTEEKKRAVRLHGARLIEVDPAPFASPNHFVHFSRRLAEELNESEPNGAFYADQFDNQANRLAHYEATGPEIWKQTDGRVDAFICAVGSGGTLAGTAAYLRERKADVRIGLADVPGASLYSWFTDGVLKGEGTSIAEGIGVNRITGNLQGLSVDHAYRIEDAEFLPILFDLVREEGLSLGPSSGVNIAGAIRLARDLGPGRTIVTVLCDSGQRYGSKIYDPAFLAARNLPTPQWMS from the coding sequence ATGATTGTCGCGCCTGACGTCCTCGGCCTGATCGGCAACACGCCTCTGGTGCGCCTCAAGCGCGCCTCGGAGGCGACGGGCTGTGAAATTCTGGGCAAGGCCGAGTTTCTGAACGTCGGGGGCTCGATCAAGGATCGCGCCGCGCTCAGCATCATCCGGGCCGCGCGGGCGTCTGGCGCTCTCAGGCCCGGCGGGACAATTGTCGAAGGCACGGCCGGCAACACGGGCGTGGGCCTGGGGCTGGTTGGCGCGGCCCTGGGCCACCCCGTCGTCATCGTCATGCCCCGCACCCAGACCGAAGAAAAGAAGCGCGCCGTCCGCCTTCATGGCGCGCGCCTGATCGAGGTCGATCCGGCGCCCTTCGCCAGCCCCAACCACTTCGTCCATTTTTCACGGCGTCTTGCAGAAGAACTGAACGAAAGCGAACCGAACGGCGCCTTCTACGCCGACCAGTTCGACAATCAGGCCAACCGCCTGGCCCACTATGAGGCCACCGGCCCGGAGATTTGGAAACAGACCGACGGCCGCGTCGACGCCTTCATCTGCGCCGTCGGGTCGGGCGGAACCCTTGCGGGCACGGCCGCCTATCTGCGCGAACGCAAGGCTGATGTGCGCATCGGTCTGGCCGACGTGCCGGGCGCCTCGCTCTACAGCTGGTTCACCGATGGCGTGTTGAAAGGCGAGGGGACCTCCATCGCCGAGGGCATCGGCGTCAACCGTATCACGGGCAATCTGCAGGGCCTGTCAGTCGACCATGCCTATCGGATCGAGGACGCCGAATTCCTGCCAATCCTGTTCGACCTGGTAAGAGAAGAAGGCCTGTCGCTTGGCCCGTCCAGCGGCGTCAACATCGCCGGCGCCATCCGACTGGCCCGCGATCTCGGTCCAGGCCGCACCATCGTGACGGTGCTGTGCGACTCTGGCCAGCGCTACGGCAGCAAGATCTATGACCCGGCCTTCCTGGCCGCTCGAAACCTGCCTACGCCCCAGTGGATGAGCTGA
- the lpdA gene encoding dihydrolipoyl dehydrogenase yields the protein MAAEFDLVVIGSGPGGYVAAIRASQLGQKVAIVERENLGGICLNWGCIPTKALLKSAEKYESLSHLKDYGLSASGASFDFDAIIQRSRGVAKQLNQGVGFLMKKNKIEVIEGEAKLEKGAAAPKVVVALKAGGSRAIEAKAVVLAVGARARALPQIGLEADGDKIWAYRDALAPKKLPKTFVVIGSGAIGIEFASFYRALGAEVTVIEAVDRIMPVEDEEVSKAAQKGFERRGIKFKLGAKVTKVSKDSKGVKVDLEVNGKVESLEAEVCISAVGITANTDGIGLEALGVELDRGHIKTDSHCQTNVKGLYAIGDCAGAPWLAHKASHEGIHAAEHIAGYKTPNVNSPIAGCTYAQPQVASVGVTEQGARAEKREVKIGRFPFKVNGKAIAAGETEGFVKVIFDAKTGALIGAHMIGADVTEMIQGYVTAITMEATEEDIHGIVYPHPTMSEAMHEAALDAYGRVIHI from the coding sequence ATGGCTGCTGAATTTGATCTCGTCGTCATCGGCTCGGGCCCCGGCGGTTACGTCGCGGCCATCCGCGCCAGCCAACTGGGCCAGAAGGTCGCCATCGTCGAGCGCGAGAACCTCGGCGGCATTTGCCTGAACTGGGGCTGCATCCCGACCAAGGCCCTGCTGAAGTCGGCCGAGAAGTACGAGAGCCTGTCGCACCTGAAGGACTACGGCCTGTCCGCCTCGGGCGCGTCCTTCGACTTCGACGCCATCATCCAGCGTTCGCGCGGCGTGGCCAAGCAACTGAATCAGGGCGTCGGCTTCCTGATGAAGAAGAACAAGATCGAGGTCATCGAGGGCGAGGCCAAGCTCGAGAAAGGCGCCGCAGCGCCGAAGGTCGTCGTGGCTCTGAAGGCCGGCGGCTCGCGCGCCATCGAAGCCAAGGCGGTCGTGCTGGCCGTCGGCGCCCGCGCCCGCGCCCTGCCGCAGATCGGGCTTGAGGCCGACGGCGACAAGATATGGGCCTATCGCGACGCCCTGGCGCCGAAGAAACTGCCCAAGACCTTCGTGGTCATCGGTTCCGGCGCCATCGGCATCGAGTTCGCCAGCTTCTATCGCGCCCTGGGCGCCGAGGTGACGGTCATTGAAGCCGTCGACCGCATCATGCCGGTCGAAGATGAGGAGGTCTCCAAGGCCGCTCAGAAGGGCTTCGAAAGGCGCGGCATCAAGTTCAAGCTCGGCGCCAAGGTGACGAAGGTCTCCAAGGATTCCAAGGGTGTGAAGGTCGATCTTGAAGTCAACGGCAAGGTCGAAAGCCTGGAAGCCGAGGTCTGCATCTCGGCCGTCGGCATCACCGCCAACACCGACGGCATCGGCCTTGAGGCGCTGGGCGTCGAACTGGACCGCGGCCATATCAAGACCGACAGCCACTGCCAGACCAATGTGAAGGGCCTGTACGCCATCGGCGACTGCGCCGGCGCGCCCTGGCTGGCGCACAAGGCCTCGCACGAAGGCATTCACGCCGCCGAACACATCGCCGGCTACAAGACGCCGAACGTCAACTCGCCCATCGCCGGCTGCACCTACGCCCAGCCGCAGGTCGCCTCGGTGGGCGTGACGGAGCAGGGAGCTCGCGCCGAGAAGCGCGAGGTCAAGATCGGCCGCTTCCCCTTCAAGGTGAACGGCAAGGCCATCGCGGCGGGCGAAACCGAAGGCTTCGTCAAGGTCATCTTCGACGCCAAGACCGGCGCCCTGATCGGCGCCCACATGATCGGCGCTGACGTCACCGAGATGATCCAGGGCTACGTCACCGCCATCACGATGGAAGCCACCGAGGAAGACATCCACGGCATCGTCTATCCGCACCCGACCATGTCCGAGGCCATGCACGAGGCCGCGCTCGACGCCTATGGACGCGTCATCCACATCTAA
- a CDS encoding glutathione peroxidase, which translates to MTSVYDFSARAIDGADVSLDRFRGQALLIVNTASKCGFTGQYAGLEKLHRDLIDAPFEVLGFPCNQFGQQEPGGAAEIAAFCASSFDVTFPLFDKVEVNGPERHPLYAWLTAQKRGFLGSRAIKWNFTKFLTDREGRVVARYSPQTEPEAIKADIEKLI; encoded by the coding sequence ATGACCTCGGTCTATGACTTCTCCGCCCGGGCCATCGATGGCGCGGACGTGTCGCTAGATCGCTTTCGCGGTCAGGCGTTGCTGATCGTGAATACGGCGTCGAAATGCGGCTTCACCGGCCAATACGCCGGGCTGGAGAAGCTGCATCGCGATCTGATTGACGCGCCGTTCGAAGTCCTGGGCTTTCCCTGCAACCAGTTCGGCCAGCAGGAGCCGGGCGGGGCGGCGGAAATCGCCGCCTTCTGCGCCAGCAGCTTCGACGTGACCTTCCCCTTGTTCGACAAGGTCGAGGTCAACGGGCCTGAACGCCACCCCCTCTACGCCTGGCTGACGGCGCAGAAGAGGGGCTTCCTCGGCTCGCGCGCCATCAAGTGGAACTTCACCAAGTTCCTGACCGACCGCGAAGGCCGCGTCGTCGCGCGCTATTCGCCCCAGACTGAACCTGAGGCCATCAAGGCCGACATCGAAAAGTTGATCTGA
- a CDS encoding site-specific integrase — protein sequence MQYSLFPLDQQPPPLPALPAMPPLVRYRDRYGRKDVTLKQPALSEWSLHINGGIRNLRLSFDHPWIDQFIRAHLADRLIEGSVTTVMNYGHRYIAMHDEGKLHAIVFAVATLTPNDFQKLWIDQFRDQLSRHDAVAIRSAIRFACAWEIGRWHPADLDFVRALPGHDLDKYKGVRDASSFLPTASQSQIVEFIDQTVRNLDSSGSDRIRVAAILALSFQFGLRRTQIASLEMSDFTFHSDDALHIRVELLKQRRQKVGRLVTRRMQQSWVPILRRWIACRPAGEVKFFGLAPERIGTLIADALLEITGASYSSQTLRHTSAQRLVDAGISHESLSDFLGHTDTTAAQVYFAASQNQAKLVNMALGYSPTYQGVAAAARGDMITAAQLLSRPVDQQISGMPHGVPISGIGACQAGQSSCQRNPVLACYTCHKFLPVADPEVHATLLVEMRDVVRSFDQPQLIDRVSPAMMQLRVTLEAIEEVVGMASAGASHAV from the coding sequence GTGCAGTATTCACTTTTTCCGCTCGATCAACAGCCCCCTCCCCTCCCTGCTTTGCCGGCCATGCCGCCCTTGGTCAGGTACAGGGATCGTTACGGCCGCAAAGATGTGACGCTTAAACAGCCTGCTCTGAGCGAGTGGTCGCTGCACATTAATGGAGGTATTAGAAACCTCAGATTGAGCTTTGATCACCCATGGATCGATCAGTTTATCCGGGCGCATTTAGCTGACAGATTAATTGAAGGTTCGGTTACAACCGTAATGAACTACGGCCATCGCTATATAGCGATGCACGACGAGGGAAAGCTTCACGCGATAGTGTTTGCGGTTGCGACTTTGACCCCTAACGATTTTCAAAAACTATGGATCGATCAGTTCCGAGATCAACTATCTAGGCATGACGCTGTTGCGATAAGATCTGCGATACGTTTCGCGTGCGCTTGGGAAATTGGACGCTGGCATCCCGCTGATTTGGATTTTGTTCGCGCGCTTCCTGGACACGATCTGGATAAATATAAAGGCGTTCGAGACGCCTCGAGCTTTCTTCCCACTGCTTCGCAAAGCCAGATAGTAGAATTTATCGATCAAACGGTTCGTAACCTAGACAGTTCGGGTTCAGATCGAATTCGAGTTGCGGCCATCTTGGCCCTGTCTTTCCAGTTCGGCCTTCGGCGCACTCAAATTGCATCGCTAGAGATGTCTGACTTTACTTTTCACAGCGATGACGCGTTGCATATACGTGTCGAGTTGTTGAAGCAGCGGCGTCAGAAAGTCGGCAGGTTGGTGACGCGGCGAATGCAGCAGAGTTGGGTACCGATCCTCCGGCGATGGATTGCCTGCCGTCCGGCTGGTGAAGTCAAGTTCTTTGGCCTAGCACCAGAGCGGATCGGCACTTTGATTGCCGACGCATTGCTTGAAATCACAGGGGCCAGTTACTCAAGCCAGACCCTTCGACACACCAGTGCTCAACGCCTTGTCGACGCTGGAATTTCACACGAGTCTCTGAGCGATTTTCTTGGGCATACAGATACGACAGCCGCCCAAGTGTATTTTGCCGCGTCTCAGAACCAGGCCAAACTGGTGAACATGGCGTTGGGCTATTCGCCCACATATCAAGGCGTCGCTGCTGCGGCCCGCGGTGATATGATCACGGCCGCACAGCTTCTCTCAAGACCAGTTGATCAGCAGATTTCAGGGATGCCTCACGGCGTCCCGATTTCGGGGATCGGCGCCTGCCAAGCAGGGCAATCGTCATGCCAGAGGAACCCAGTCCTAGCTTGCTATACTTGTCACAAGTTTCTCCCTGTGGCTGATCCTGAAGTGCACGCAACACTGTTGGTTGAAATGCGGGATGTCGTGCGTTCATTTGACCAACCACAACTTATAGATCGCGTTAGTCCGGCAATGATGCAGCTCCGTGTCACGCTCGAAGCCATAGAAGAGGTCGTCGGGATGGCGAGTGCTGGTGCATCACATGCCGTCTGA